Proteins encoded together in one Cellulomonas gilvus ATCC 13127 window:
- a CDS encoding MFS transporter, which produces MQVIADLRALWPLREFRKLFAVRLVSQSADGMFQVGLATLFFFSPENASTAGGVAAAFAVLLLPFTVVGPWAGVLLDRWRRRQVLLVGNLVRVGLTLTIALLMVTDGVGPAVYVLALVALSVNRFLLSALSASLPRVVDGPLLLTANSLTPTLGTAAAGVGGGIGFVLGWVLPAGRVRDAAALVVAAAVMATASALAARIAPDRLGPSDRSDAAQLRAALGTLARGLVEGARYLVARGTPARALGVMAYTRFLYGVVFIASVLIARNLLADPADSRAGLAAFAAVLGATAVGFAAAVVLTPTLSPRTGVHGWIAGCLGLAAVSQGVIAVTYERVPLLIAAAVLGLGAQGTKIAVDTIVQRDTADAYRGRAFALYDVLYNAAFVGAAALAAAVLPDTGWSRPLFAVLTVGYVLGALGYGFAARRAPEAVPVG; this is translated from the coding sequence GGGAGTTCCGCAAGCTGTTCGCCGTGCGGCTGGTGAGCCAGAGCGCGGACGGCATGTTCCAGGTGGGCCTGGCCACGCTGTTCTTCTTCTCCCCGGAGAACGCGAGCACGGCGGGCGGGGTCGCGGCCGCGTTCGCGGTGCTGCTGCTGCCGTTCACGGTGGTGGGCCCGTGGGCGGGTGTGCTGCTGGACCGGTGGCGCCGGCGGCAGGTGCTGCTCGTCGGGAACCTGGTGCGGGTCGGGCTCACGCTGACGATCGCGCTCCTCATGGTCACCGACGGCGTGGGGCCGGCCGTCTACGTGCTGGCGCTGGTGGCGCTGTCGGTGAACCGGTTCCTGCTCTCTGCGCTCTCAGCATCGCTTCCCCGCGTGGTCGACGGCCCGCTGCTGCTCACCGCGAACTCGCTGACCCCGACTCTCGGCACGGCCGCGGCGGGCGTGGGCGGCGGGATCGGGTTCGTGCTCGGCTGGGTGCTGCCCGCGGGGCGGGTGCGCGACGCGGCCGCGCTCGTCGTCGCGGCGGCCGTGATGGCCACGGCGTCGGCGCTCGCGGCGCGCATCGCGCCCGACCGGCTGGGTCCGTCGGACCGGTCCGACGCGGCGCAGCTGCGGGCCGCGCTCGGCACGCTCGCGCGGGGCCTGGTCGAGGGGGCGCGCTACCTGGTGGCGCGCGGCACCCCGGCGCGCGCGCTCGGCGTGATGGCCTACACACGGTTCCTGTACGGGGTCGTCTTCATCGCCTCGGTGCTGATCGCACGCAACCTGCTCGCGGACCCCGCGGACTCGCGCGCGGGGCTCGCGGCGTTCGCCGCGGTGCTCGGCGCGACGGCCGTCGGGTTCGCCGCCGCTGTGGTGCTCACCCCCACGCTCAGCCCGCGCACGGGCGTGCACGGCTGGATCGCGGGGTGCCTGGGGCTCGCCGCGGTGAGCCAGGGCGTCATCGCGGTCACGTACGAGCGCGTGCCGCTGCTGATCGCGGCCGCGGTGCTGGGCCTGGGCGCGCAGGGCACCAAGATCGCGGTCGACACGATCGTCCAGCGGGACACCGCCGACGCCTACCGCGGACGCGCGTTCGCGCTGTACGACGTGCTCTACAACGCGGCGTTCGTGGGCGCGGCCGCGCTCGCCGCCGCCGTGCTCCCGGACACCGGCTGGTCCCGGCCGCTGTTCGCGGTGCTCACGGTCGGGTACGTGCTCGGCGCGCTCGGGTACGGGTTCGCGGCCAGGCGCGCGCCGGAGGCCGTGCCGGTGGGCTGA
- a CDS encoding CCA tRNA nucleotidyltransferase yields the protein MSDEPLSVIALQKRALGVLAGLPSDALELGEAFRAAGHELALVGGPVRDAFLGRVATDLDFATSATPDQTQAILARWGDAHWDIGKEFGTIGARRFGARRGRADDVVVEVTTYRTDAYDPSSRKPEVAFGDTLEGDLSRRDFTVNAMAVRVPELTFVDPFDGLTDLARGVLRTPVDPRQSFDDDPLRMMRAARFAAQLGFTVDSAARDALVEQVDRITIVSAERVRDELSKLLLSAQPRLGLQVLVETGLADRVLPELPALRLEIDEHHRHKDVYEHSLTVLEKAIALETGPDGPVPGPDLVLRLAALLHDIGKPRTRRFEEGGGVSFHHHEMVGAKLVAKRLKELRFDKATVQAVARLTELHLRFHGYGEGGWTDSAVRRYVTDAGPLLERLHRLTRSDCTTRNVRKAQRLSAAYDDLELRIARLQEQEELDSIRPDLDGTQIMAILGLGPGREVGEAYRFLLAQRMEHGPLGAERAEAELRAWWAARG from the coding sequence GTCTGTGATCGCGCTGCAGAAGCGCGCGCTCGGCGTCCTCGCCGGGCTGCCGTCCGACGCGCTCGAGCTGGGTGAGGCGTTCCGGGCCGCGGGCCACGAGCTCGCGCTCGTCGGCGGCCCCGTCCGGGACGCGTTCCTGGGCCGCGTGGCCACCGACCTCGACTTCGCGACGTCCGCGACCCCGGACCAGACGCAGGCGATCCTGGCGCGCTGGGGCGATGCGCACTGGGACATCGGCAAGGAGTTCGGCACCATCGGCGCGCGGCGGTTCGGCGCGCGCCGCGGACGTGCCGACGACGTCGTCGTCGAGGTCACGACGTACCGGACCGACGCGTACGACCCGTCGTCGCGCAAGCCCGAGGTCGCGTTCGGCGACACGCTCGAGGGCGACCTCTCGCGCCGCGACTTCACGGTCAACGCGATGGCCGTCCGCGTGCCCGAGCTGACGTTCGTCGACCCGTTCGACGGGCTGACCGACCTGGCGCGCGGCGTGCTGCGCACACCGGTCGACCCGCGGCAGTCGTTCGACGACGACCCGCTGCGGATGATGCGCGCGGCACGGTTCGCCGCGCAGCTCGGGTTCACGGTCGACTCAGCGGCTCGTGACGCCCTCGTCGAGCAGGTGGACCGCATCACGATCGTGTCCGCCGAGCGCGTGCGCGACGAGCTGTCCAAGCTGCTGCTGTCCGCGCAGCCGCGGCTCGGGCTGCAGGTGCTGGTGGAGACCGGGCTCGCGGACCGCGTGCTGCCCGAGCTGCCCGCGCTGCGGCTGGAGATCGACGAGCACCACCGGCACAAGGACGTCTACGAGCACTCGCTGACGGTGCTGGAGAAGGCCATCGCGCTCGAGACCGGGCCGGACGGACCCGTGCCGGGCCCCGACCTGGTGCTGCGCCTGGCCGCGCTGCTGCACGACATCGGCAAGCCGCGCACACGTCGGTTCGAGGAGGGCGGGGGCGTCTCGTTCCACCACCACGAGATGGTGGGCGCCAAGCTCGTCGCCAAGCGGCTCAAGGAGCTGCGGTTCGACAAGGCGACCGTGCAGGCCGTCGCGCGGCTCACCGAGCTCCACCTGCGCTTCCACGGCTACGGCGAGGGTGGCTGGACCGACTCTGCGGTGCGCCGCTACGTGACCGACGCGGGTCCGCTGCTCGAGCGGCTGCACCGCCTCACGCGCTCGGACTGCACCACGCGCAACGTGCGCAAGGCGCAGCGCCTGTCGGCGGCGTACGACGACCTCGAGCTCCGCATCGCGCGCCTGCAGGAGCAGGAGGAGCTCGACTCCATCCGCCCCGACCTCGACGGCACGCAGATCATGGCGATCCTGGGCCTGGGTCCGGGCCGCGAGGTGGGCGAGGCGTACAGGTTCCTCCTGGCGCAGCGCATGGAGCACGGACCGCTCGGTGCCGAACGCGCCGAGGCCGAGCTGCGGGCGTGGTGGGCCGCACGGGGTTGA